One window from the genome of Halomicrobium zhouii encodes:
- a CDS encoding VOC family protein, translated as MTFTVDHTMIRVEDLDESLDWYQTHLDYEEKGRWEADTFTNVFLGPEDVHDDGALLELTYNHDGRSYEMGDAWGHIAVRVEDVTEAYHELMDEGVEDYRPPEENPGYAFVKDPDGHEIEIVERDYGARWSLDHTMIRVEDADDALGWYTRKLDYAPAGRWESDTFANYFVAPQDAAEEAMTVELTYNYDGRTYEMGDAWGHLAVRTDDLTEAWETLMERDAEDYRDPESCDMNYAFTKDADGHEIEVVTAE; from the coding sequence ATGACGTTCACCGTCGACCACACGATGATCCGTGTCGAAGACCTCGACGAATCGCTGGACTGGTACCAGACCCACCTCGACTACGAGGAGAAAGGCCGCTGGGAGGCCGACACCTTCACCAACGTCTTCCTCGGGCCCGAGGACGTCCACGACGACGGTGCGCTGCTCGAACTCACCTACAACCACGACGGGCGTTCCTACGAGATGGGCGACGCCTGGGGCCACATCGCCGTCCGCGTCGAGGACGTCACCGAGGCCTACCACGAGCTGATGGACGAGGGCGTCGAGGACTACCGGCCGCCGGAGGAGAACCCCGGGTACGCCTTCGTGAAGGACCCGGACGGCCACGAGATCGAGATCGTCGAGCGGGACTATGGTGCCCGCTGGAGCCTCGACCACACGATGATCCGTGTCGAGGACGCCGACGACGCGCTGGGCTGGTACACCCGGAAGCTCGATTATGCCCCCGCCGGGCGCTGGGAGTCAGACACCTTCGCGAACTACTTCGTCGCACCGCAGGACGCCGCCGAGGAGGCGATGACCGTCGAACTCACTTACAACTACGACGGTCGGACCTACGAGATGGGCGACGCCTGGGGCCACCTCGCGGTCCGGACGGACGACCTGACCGAGGCCTGGGAGACGCTGATGGAACGCGACGCCGAGGACTACCGCGACCCCGAGTCCTGCGACATGAACTACGCCTTCACGAAGGACGCCGACGGTCACGAGATCGAAGTCGTCACTGCGGAGTAG